From Triticum aestivum cultivar Chinese Spring chromosome 4A, IWGSC CS RefSeq v2.1, whole genome shotgun sequence, a single genomic window includes:
- the LOC123087103 gene encoding probable inactive receptor kinase At1g48480, with product MRSRRTPPAAALAVLALLAAWGAATADLASDARALVAFRAAVGQRVAWNVADPTTVCAWTGVTCEGGRVAALRLPGAALAGAVPAGSLGNLTALHTLSLRLNALRGALPADLAAMAALRSVFLNGNRLSGDFPPAFLALPALVHLSLGGNGLSGAIPPALANLTRLKTLLLEENRFVGQIPDLPLPQLRDFNVSFNRLNGSIPASLRSRPRAAFLGMSSLCGGPLGPCPGEAPPPPAPAGKTPSPTTPGTNIPNSGNDERNDKKGNRLSGGAIAGIAIASVVGAAFLLFLLICLCRRSGRTKTRALEMPPPSPSPAVIPGGRKPPELPTGAAVAPMATVGHPSAQQSTSGKKLVFFGSAAAVQPFDLEDLLRASAEVLGKGAIGTTYKAVLESSATVAVKRLKDVTMSEPEFRDRIADIGELQHEFIVPLRAYYYSKDEKLLVYDFMPMGSLSAVLHGNRGSGRTPLDWTIRSSIALAAARGIEYIHSTSSSTSHGNIKSSNILLSKSYQARVSDNGLATLVGSSSSGPSRASGYRAPEVTDPRRVSQKADVFSFGVLLLELLTGKAPSQAALNDEGVDLPRWVQSVVRSEWTAEVFDMELLRNQSSEEQMIQLLQLAIDCVAQVPDARPTMSHVVVRIEEIKMSGGSTEETDQQQQSALNQGDEMVEGPSSP from the exons ATGCGGTCGCGGCGGACACCGCCGGCGGCGGCCCTCGCCGTCCTCGCGCTCCTCGCGGCGTGGGGCGCGGCGACGGCCGACCTCGCGTCCGACGCGCGGGCGCTCGTCGCCTTCCGGGCGGCGGTGGGCCAGCGCGTGGCCTGGAACGTGGCCGACCCCACCACCGTCTGCGCCTGGACGGGGGTCACCTGCGAGGGCGGCCGCGTGGCGGCGCTGCGCCTGCCGGGGGCCGCGCTGGCGGGGGCCGTCCCGGCGGGCTCGCTCGGGAACCTCACCGCGCTGCACACGCTCAGCCTCCGCCTCAACGCGCTCCGCGGGGCCCTCCCCGCCGACCTCGCCGCCATGGCCGCGCTCCGCAGCGTCTTCCTCAACGGGAACCGCCTCTCCGGCGACTTCCCGCCGGCCTTCCTCGCGCTCCCCGCCCTCGTCCACCTCTCGCTCGGCGGGAACGGCCTCTCCGGCGCCATCCCGCCGGCGCTCGCCAACCTCACGCGGCTCAAGACGCTGCTCCTCGAGGAGAACCGCTTCGTCGGCCAGATTCCAGACCTCCCGCTGCCGCAGCTGCGCGACTTCAACGTCTCCTTCAACCGGCTCAACGGATCCATCCCCGCCTCGCTCCGCTCCAGGCCGCGCGCGGCGTTCCTCGGGATGTCGTCCCTCTGCGGCGGGCCCCTGGGCCCTTGCCCTGGCGAggcccctcctcctccggctccggcggggAAGACGCCCTCGCCGACAACACCGGGGACGAACATCCCCAACAGCGGAAACGACGAACGAAATGACAAGAAGGGCAACAGgctctccggcggcgccattgccgGAATCGCCATAGCCTCCGTCGTCGGCGCCGCGTTTCTCCTGTTCCTTCTCATCTGCCTCTGCCGCAGGTCGGGGCGCACCAAGACACGGGCCCTCGAGATGCCGCCTCCGTCTCCATCCCCCGCCGTCATCCCCGGCGGCCGAAAACCCCCGGAGTTGCCCACCGGCGCGGCCGTGGCGCCTATGGCTACCGTGGGCCACCCCAGTGCTCAACAATCGACTTCAGGGAAGAAGCTGGTCTTCTTCGGGTCGGCGGCCGCCGTCCAACCGTTCGACTTGGAGGACCTGCTCCGCGCGTCGGCCGAGGTCCTTGGCAAGGGTGCCATTGGGACGACCTACAAGGCGGTGCTTGAATCCAGCGCTACCGTGGCGGTGAAGCGGCTCAAGGATGTCACCATGTCCGAGCCTGAGTTCCGTGACCGCATTGCGGACATTGGCGAGCTTCAGCACGAGTTCATCGTGCCTCTCCGTGCTTACTACTACAGCAAAGATGAGAAGCTGCTTGTGTACGACTTCATGCCCATGGGGAGCCTTTCTGCAGTCTTGCACG GGAACAGAGGTTCTGGTCGCACCCCACTTGACTGGACGATAAGATCAAGCATTGCCCTTGCTGCAGCCCGTGGGATCGAGTACATCCACTCTACAAGCTCTTCGACTTCGCACGGCAATATCAAGTCATCCAATATCCTCCTGTCGAAGTCGTATCAAGCACGTGTTTCAGACAATGGCCTTGCCACCCTTGTTGGTTCATCATCGTCTGGACCTTCTCGCGCCAGTGGATACCGTGCTCCAGAGGTTACCGATCCCCGGAGGGTGTCCCAGAAGGCTGATGTGTTCAGCTTTGGTGTTCTCCTGCTCGAGCTGCTCACCGGCAAGGCCCCCAGCCAGGCTGCTCTTAACGACGAGGGCGTCGACCTGCCCAGGTGGGTGCAGTCCGTCGTGCGCTCTGAGTGGACTGCGGAGGTGTTTGACATGGAGCTCCTGAGGAACCAGAGCTCCGAAGAACAGATGATTCAGCTTCTACAACTTGCTATAGACTGCGTTGCCCAGGTCCCAGACGCCCGTCCGACGATGTCCCATGTCGTCGTGCGGATCGAGGAGATCAAGATGTCAGGTGGAAGCACCGAAGAAACTGATCAACAACAGCAGAGCGCCCTGAATCAGGGCGATGAGATGGTCGAGGGCCCCTCCTCGCCGTGA